One genomic window of Actinomycetota bacterium includes the following:
- a CDS encoding SHOCT domain-containing protein, with amino-acid sequence MSSLVLIADMMHWEEGGWFWMTLMMVFWALVAIVVVFFLARAFSSHGAGEGRKEGETPLEIAKRRYAAGEITREEFERIKQDLRE; translated from the coding sequence ATGTCGAGCTTGGTCCTCATCGCGGACATGATGCACTGGGAAGAGGGCGGCTGGTTCTGGATGACCCTGATGATGGTCTTCTGGGCCCTGGTGGCCATCGTGGTCGTCTTTTTCCTGGCGCGGGCCTTCTCATCTCACGGCGCCGGGGAGGGGCGAAAGGAGGGGGAAACTCCCCTGGAAATCGCTAAGCGCAGGTACGCGGCCGGGGAAATAACCCGGGAGGAATTTGAAAGAATAAAGCAGGACTTACGGGAATGA